A single Ctenopharyngodon idella isolate HZGC_01 chromosome 22, HZGC01, whole genome shotgun sequence DNA region contains:
- the myl9a gene encoding myosin regulatory light polypeptide 9 isoform X1, which produces MSAAKRAKGKTTKKRPQRATSNVFAMFDQSQIQEFKEAFNMIDQNRDGFIDKEDLHDMLASLGKDPSDEYLEGMMSEAPGPINFTMFLTMFGERLNGTDPEDVIRNAFTCFDEDASGFIHEDHLRELLTTMGDRFTDEEVDELFREAPIDKKGNFNYVEFTRILKHGAKDKDDM; this is translated from the exons ATGTCTGCGGCCAAGCGTGCCAAGGGAAAGACCACAAAGAAGCGCCCGCAGAGGGCCACTTCCAACGTCTTCGCCATGTTCGACCAATCACAGATCCAGGAGTTCAAGGAGGCCTTTAATATGATCGATCAGAACAGAGACGGCTTCATCGATAAGGAGGATCTACACGACATGTTGGCCTCTCTTG GGAAGGACCCGTCTGACGAGTACCTGGAGGGAATGATGAGTGAAGCTCCAGGTCCCATCAACTTCACCATGTTCCTCACCATGTTTGGAGAACGTCTGAACGGAACCGATCCTGAAGATGTCATTCGAAACGCCTTCACATGCTTCGACGAAGATGCTTCTG GTTTCATACATGAGGATCATCTTCGAGAGCTGCTGACCACCATGGGCGATCGTTTCACAGATGAAGAAGTGGACGAGCTCTTCCGTGAGGCACCAATCGACAAGAAAGGAAACTTCAACTACGTAGAGTTCACTCGCATCCTCAAACACGGCGCCAAAGACAAGGATGACATGTAA
- the myl9a gene encoding myosin regulatory light polypeptide 9 isoform X2: MSAAKRAKGKTTKKRPQRATSNVFAMFDQSQIQEFKEAFNMIDQNRDGFIDKEDLHDMLASLGKDPSDEYLEGMMSEAPGPINFTMFLTMFGERLNGTDPEDVIRNAFTCFDEDASGFIHEDHLRELLTTMGDRFTDEEVDELFREAPIDKKGNFNYVEFTRILKHGAKDKDDI, translated from the exons ATGTCTGCGGCCAAGCGTGCCAAGGGAAAGACCACAAAGAAGCGCCCGCAGAGGGCCACTTCCAACGTCTTCGCCATGTTCGACCAATCACAGATCCAGGAGTTCAAGGAGGCCTTTAATATGATCGATCAGAACAGAGACGGCTTCATCGATAAGGAGGATCTACACGACATGTTGGCCTCTCTTG GGAAGGACCCGTCTGACGAGTACCTGGAGGGAATGATGAGTGAAGCTCCAGGTCCCATCAACTTCACCATGTTCCTCACCATGTTTGGAGAACGTCTGAACGGAACCGATCCTGAAGATGTCATTCGAAACGCCTTCACATGCTTCGACGAAGATGCTTCTG GTTTCATACATGAGGATCATCTTCGAGAGCTGCTGACCACCATGGGCGATCGTTTCACAGATGAAGAAGTGGACGAGCTCTTCCGTGAGGCACCAATCGACAAGAAAGGAAACTTCAACTACGTAGAGTTCACTCGCATCCTCAAACACGGCGCCAAAGACAAGGATGACAT ATAA